The genomic region attgcAATTGGACTTTTCCCCTTCAAGCGACTTGTCATTTACCCTGAGGCACATTTCCTTGATACTGCCCCCCAGAGGGAACGAGCGACAAAGGCATCCCTGGCTGATACTGGAGCGCCTTGTTCAGCATCCCGCCATCGTAGCCCTGTTGGCCAACCATCCGATGAGGCGTGGTGGAAGAGGATGAGGAAGTGGCCACCATGGTGTTGTGAGAGTGGGCTCCCTGTGCCAAAAGCAAGAAGCATTTATTTGGACTTCTTTCCATACGTgtttgccggccggccggccggccagctctGACCTTTTTCACCAGGTTGTCGGGCGGAACGTCTCTCCTGCCGAGCGAGTACGGAGCCCATTGATTGCTTCCCGACACGCCCTCTTGGTCATTGTCCAGCATGGCAGCCTGTTGGGAGGGGGTCTACGAGACAGgaaaagggaaagaaaaaacaataacaacaaacccATTCAATTTGGATGACAACAATGCGACATTCCCAACATCATAGAAGATCCGCAACTCACAAACATAGCTGACACATGCGGCTCTTGTTTGTAGGAGTACAAGTGCATTCAAATGTTATTCACAGTTTGTACTATGGAGCGTCAATATTATGGAGCATCGGCAATTCTTTCCGATTTCATATACAGTAGTATAGTGCCACTGGCTCACTGTTTGGATTGGGATActcacaacagcagcagcagcagaaggaggaggaggtagTGGCAGCCAGCGGCCAGCAGGGGGCTCATGCTTAGTGTTATTGTAAAGGTTAAAGTTCAAAGTGCTGCTGCGCCCCTGGCCGTGACCCCCGCCCTGACAGAGCATGCCCAGCGTGAGCGTATTGTGCTTTAGGACACCACTCTGATTGGAAAAGACAACAgcacatgacatgacatgagaTGGAGGCAACACACACTGCTGCAGCATTgggaacacgcacgcacgcacgcacgcacgcacgcacgcacacgtacaCAAACATAGTGCGGAATTGCTGAAAGCACAGAAAAATGTTAGCTCGTGTCGAAATATTGTGTCATACAAGCAACAATCGGTGGACGACGTCATTCCGACACATTTGCGCGTGGGCCCATTTTTCCCGTAAATGGCTAACCGGGTCGAGATGAACCATTGCCACATTTTCTACGTAGGCTAACCGCCGAGTTGGGACCGTTCCCACGCTCTGTGAGACGGTTAGGTGGTGAAATGGAGCAATGGCCAATTAGGAGGGAAGCTGATGAGTGTCAGACACAAACAGACGAGCAACTGGTCATGGCGAGTCTTTGTCCGTCCGTgccgtgttcttttttttttttttttttttttcctacaatCGTAGGCTGGCTGACGAGAAATGACAGTGTGGAGCGGACGGACACCCGCATGCTGCCAGACACACGTACGAACGATCCGGTCAAGGCCTTAACACAAACTTGCAGACAGGGAGGGCTAGTACGTATGTGCGAGTGTGAATGCCGCTTTGACCGTACCCTGTCCAGGCGTTTGGCCTCAATGTGTCTCAGCAGCTGTTGCCTCCAGTCGGCGGGCATCTTGGAGGTGACGTCTTCGGGCTTCTGCGGCACCACGGGTCGTACCTTGACCGTGTCATCGGACGGCTTCTCCGGGCAGGTTGCCAGAGTATAGTCGGGAGGCATCTTCTCCAGGAGAGCCGCCATGGTGGGACGAGCCGAGACCGGACGTGCCTGATGGCCGAGCCAGCCGCAGTCAATTGCAATGCTGCGCGTCATTTGGAAGAACGAATGGAACGCTTTTGACTTGACCTCACTGCGGCACGGAAAATTGTTCGCGCCTTACGTGTTTCTCGTCACGTGCAGTGTGTTGTGGAGCGTATCCCGCAATGTATCAACGACATACGTAGTATTTGTATGTATACTGTGTGaggtgaggcgaggcgaggcgaggcgaggcgaggcgaggcgaggcgcggCACGGCACCTGAGATGCTCCGTAGGTCTCAGTGCTGTAGCTTCTTGCAGACAGGGGGCGCCGTTGAGTCAAGCTCTTGGTCGGGTAACCAATCATGGGTTTCTTCTGTTCCTGGTAGTTGGGATAATCGTCATCGTAGCGTCCATTTCTCTTGTTGTGCATCATTTGGTTGTCGGAATGCTCCATGGGGCTGGAATAAGCCAGGGCCCGACTATAGAGGGGAGGCTCCCCCTGATGCTGCGTGGTGACATGCAGGGGttactttccttttaataacattgCTTTTGTGTAATCATAGTAAAGGATCAATTGCCATTGCATACTTGCTGTCTGTACTGAGCTTCCTGCAGGGCCTCCTGCTGGGCTTCGTGGACTCTACGGAACAAAGCCAGTTCGGTAGAGCTCACTAGTGAGTCTGCTCTCCTCAAAAACCCTGGCCTAGAGCGCTGCGATGGgattggctgctgctgctgctgctgctgctgctgctgctgctgctgctgctgctgctgatgatgatgatgctgatgctgttgctgatgatgctgctgctgctgctgctgctgatgatgctgatgctgctgctgatgctgatTGGTGGATCCATCCTGACTGATCGGCGCTTGGGGGAAGGAGAACATCTCCAGCGGTGGGTAAGCACGATACCGAGGGCTCACCAACTCCTTGGGTAATGTCTTTCCAGGTTGATTGCCGTACTCCGATGCTTTTGACGAGTGGTTGACATAATCGGGCGTATTGGGGAAAGGGGGAGGAGCCCGTCTGTCCACGGTCACCTGATTGATGGATGTACAGGAAAACGCAATGAAGCTAAAAAAGCCCAATCGACGCTGGTAATATCCCTTGCGCGTACCTGGGGATTGTAGTTTTGGTCAAAGTGGTAGGCTTTATGCGGGACTGCAGGGGTTTGGTTGTGTCCCTGCTGGTTCTGGCTGCCATGTGCCGGGAATCCGAGTTCCTCGTCTAACATGGGTGCCGACTGGGAGCGAGCCATGTTGGTCTGCTCCATGGAACCAGGCAGCTCTTGTCGGTCCAAACTGCTCTGCTGCTCAATGGAGGCGCTGTAGCTGTCCACGGGAATACTGCGGGCCGAGAAGGAGCATTGCAAAAGGTGCGAgtgaaggcaaggcaaggcaaggcaaggcaaggcaaggcaaggcaaggcaaggcaaggcaaggcaaggcaaggcaaggcaaggcaaggcaaggcaaggcaaggcaaggcaaggcaaggcaaggcaggcaCACAACCCTACCTGTATACTTTATAGGCGCCAATGTCGATCTCGTCGATGCTCTGGGATTTCTTAAACCTGGACCTTGTTTCTTTCATCATGGGAGACAGCCGCTCAGAGCTTTTACTCATGACCACGGTTACCTTGTTGCCCCCGGTGACAGTGAGCTGGTCCTTTCTGTTTTGCTCCGCCTGATTGTTATGGTAAGACCAACTCCCGGGAAGAGGCCCTGATGATTGCTCCCGCCTTGGTGCCAAAAGGAGTGAGAGGTCAGGTCAAGGGCAAGTCAACCCATTTCACCTGTCGGTGCTTCGGGACAAATATTCAATCACCGGTTTGTATTAAAGCGGGAAGATGGTCAAGAAAAACACATTGCTTCTTTGACCGAGCAACGGCGCTGGTCCCCAAACATGTTTTGTTCTTTGCGTGCGCACCGACGTGAGGCGGAGTTCAACTATCGCCCGTGGAACGCTGAGATTACCGAGGAGTAAAATGACGGATCGTCTCCCAGTTACCTTTGGTCTGCCACCTTGCGGTCCGGGTTGGGGCTCGAGGTCGGCGTAAGGTCCAATTTGGAGGGAAAGGCCGTCCTGTCTTCCAAGGGGCTCGGGGTTCGGGTCCAATTCTGCCAAGGATTCTGGGAGGCTTGTGCAGAAGCCTGGGCTTCGTTGTCATGCGCGGAGCGTTGGTTGCCGTGAAAGGGCAGCGTCTGCGCGTCCAACTCTAAGGGGACGCCCACGATTCGTTCTTGCCTCATGAGaggacggcggccgtgggtggaCTGGCTTCGAGGTTTGGAACCCAGCGCCGGGTTCCCCTGGCTGCTTTTGGACGGGTCGAGGGGAGACTCCTCGGCATCGAATCCGGTGTTGTCGTAGTGAGGGGCTTCGGCCCAGTCGAAAGGCTCGCTTAAGGGACGCCTGTCTCCACGTTGCTGCATGGTCCCTGACGGCGGAGTTTCTCTTTGCGACAGCAGGGGCTTGGTCTCAATGGGTTTGGGAAAGGATTGGGCCAACCTGAATTAGGACAGAGGAGCGGCAGTGTCAAAATGAGACCCATTTCAAGCCAATGAAAACATGTCCGTACATGTACTGGCTTCTTCGACGCCTGTTGATACGAAACAATCATTTGGAGTGGCTTTGGATCGAGATGACGCTAACAGTTTCCCTTTCAAACATATGGCTGTCTTGAGTCGCTTACTCACTTAATTGTGAAACTACGTCATCGAAGCTTTATGTTTGTGATCACACTTAAGTTATGCATACTGTTGTTTGTAGTGGTGGAGGAGGATGAgatgatgagatgagatgagctgagatgagatgagatgagatgagctgagatgagatgagatgcagAGTGAATCATAATGGCTCTGCAGCATCCTAATGAGCTTCTCTGACCTTGACAGAGCAAGCAGAGGAATGGGAAAGAGAAGACGGATAAAGCAAAGTGACGAGACGGAAGGCAGAAGTTGAGAAGATGGCGTTGAATGAAAAGTAGGACGGATAGTAGACATGGTTGGCTGGCACTGAACGCGAGCCATTCTTGTGGCTACCTACCTGTTGGTCCAGTGCGTCTGAGGATTCGGGTCTTTGTTGGGCGCCGGCGGCATGACAGGGTTGTGTTGGTGCGCGTGAGAGTGAGGGTGGGAGTGGGAGTGAGTGTTAGCGGGTGGGTTGGACGAGCCAGAGGAGCCAACCGAGGGAGAGTAATCAGAGTAGGTGGCCGAGGAGCCGCTGTGGTTCAGACAGTGGAGCTTGTCCACCTCTTCGTCTGTAGACTCTACACACAAAGACATTACACTTGCTTACAATGGAGGAAGGTGAATTTTGTTGATATGATTTTGCCAAACATACGACGTACCTCGGTTTAGCAATACAACAGACTGATGCGTACACATTTGAAAATGAAAGTGGCACACGTGTGGCAAGAGCTCACTGGTTTCCAGCTTGCCTTCCCTCACTCTCGGAAATCAATCTCACAAggcccgagcgagcgagcgagcgagcgagcgagcgagcgagcgcttcgCATGAGACGTCTTGAACGTGTTTATGTACGTATGTTTTTGTGCAATCGGGCACCTTTCTTATCCTTGCCGAGCAGCACCACCTTCGGTTTGTACATGGGCGGCTCCACTAGGGTGGGCCTCATGTCGGAGATGCGGATGTCGTTGGGTGAGCCGCCCATCGAGTCCTGTTGGAAGTCACTCGTTAGTCCAAAGATGGATTGagctcaccaaatgattcccgagcgcgggcggcaccgctgctgctcactgctcccctctcccccaggggatggatccaaatcacacggggatgggttaagtgCAGAGACAGATTTCGccgcacccagatgtgtgtgtgtgtgtgtgcgtgacgatgatcattgggactttaactttcgaTGGATGGAGCTGCATCTTAAAATTGGACCGCTAGCAGTCTACGACAGCAACAATGCGGAGCTCTTGACTTGAATGCGTTTGTGGTCTGACGTTGAATTTGCTTCAATTGTAGTATGTACGTATATCTGAGCAAAGCTTTGAGCTCCAAACCTCTGAGCTCTCCGTCAGGTCCTCTTTGTCCTTCCTCTTTGGGATGTCAATGCCAGAGTTATGCATCGGTCCCTGATCCATGAGCTGAGTCTGAGAGAAGTCCTGCATCTCTCGGTCTGTTACCTAGGACGCACAGAAGACAGCAAACATTGACGCTTCAATTGACGCTTTCATGATGTGCGGTGTGCGtgcggtgtgcgtgtgtgcggtgtgtgtgtgtgtgtgtgtgcgcgcgtttgACCTCTTTGGGAGGCAGGGGCCACGGTGGTTCGTACGCTTCTTTACTATGATGTGTAAGTTCCATGTTGGTTCCTGCGGAGGTGGCAGTGCCTGTGCTAAGatggtgctggtgctggtgctggtgcCCATGGCCCGTGTGAACATTTTTACCCACGAGGCTTTGCACTGACTTGACCATGTTCTTCAAGTCCTCGGGATAGGGTGTAGGATAACGTTTTAGGTTGATCTCCACCTGTTGGGAAAGATCAGAGCAATGTTAACTCCAACTTTTGCTGctttcatttttacattttaacgTCGTTCATATGTGTGCCGATGAAAAACTAAAGAAAACAGAAAAGACCATCATTTGTAGTACGGAAGCATGAACGCCACTGTCTGTCAGTGTCAGAAATGAGGAAAAATCCATTGCGGTCGGTGGTGAATCAAAGAAAAACCAACCCCGTCAAACGATTCCTGAACATACATAATTGTACGTACGTAGATAGACGGACACGTACAAGTACATGGAGACAGACGGAATACGGGCAGACCTTGACCTTCCCGGAGTTGTcttcctcttctttcttgtCCTCAAAGTCAAAGGCCACAGTCATCCTCTGTTGTCTCTGCTCCTCCCACAGAGTCGGATTAAAGCTGTCGCTGTCCGACTGATAATCTGGAAAGTAAAACGTCCCATTGTAAATGATGGTGAGAgggataaaagcaaaaaaaaggacaaaaactTTCTCAACATgccatgattgtttttttgaaaGCAATCCCAGAGATACGTATTTGTATACATTTCATTCTTGCATGAAATGACCAAGTGACCAGGCTCAGACTCCACATTCATGTTTTCATTCATACGCGCACGTGTACACacggcgcacgcacgcacgcacgcacgcacggacgcacACGCAGTTTGTACCCTCATCGTGACGAGGTTGTTGAGGAAACATGTAGTTGGTCAAAACCTTCTGTTTGGTGTCGGGGTGGGCTTCTGTCTGTAGGGGGATCAGAGCCTTGGACTGCAATGACAGCAGACACATTCGGATCAGCTTTCAAACCACCTCAAACCACGGAGTATGcacgtgaagaagaaaaaaaaactcatatcACTTTCGGAGCACATTAGTGTTGAATTCATACGTTTCATTTCCGTGTGCATAATActcctatccatccatccatccatccatccatccatccatccatccatccatccatccatccatccatccatccatccatccatccatccatccatccatccatccatccatccatccatccatccatccatccatccatccatccatccatccatccatccatccatccatccatccatccatccatccatccatccatccatccatccatccatccatccatccatccatccatccatccatccatccatccatccatccatccatctatggcCTGGAAAGCACAGCTGACAACGGTGAAACAGCTAAATGAACCTCATTTCCTAAGCAACCTCTTGTTTGCATTGAAAGTATTACAGTATACGATTAAAATACACCAACGTATTTCAAACTTGAAGGTACGTATGTCTGATTGCGTATGCTGTCATTCAAACATGTGTGCTGAAATAGCGTCATAAAAGCTGCAAACTGTAGGCCAGACATGATATTGGATGTTGATTGCATGTCTAGTTTTGCAAAGCACGCCTAAGGGGCGTACGCAACAAATGAGGAGCAGGTCCGAAATATTGCCGTATTGCCAGCATCGTCCGAGCCATTGATTTTGGGGGAGCGCTACCTGATTGTCAGAAAGCCAGAGAGCCGCCAGGTCCTTCAGCTTGGTAAAGGTGAACGGCAGATTCTTTAACCTGAAAATGAGAGACGGGAGCCAGAATGAGAAAAAGATCTTTTCTCTTCCTACGTACTCAACAGCCCGCAGAGCAAGTCGCCATAGCAACACACTCttcagttgccatggcaactgtaGGCAGAAGGAGCAAATACAAAATCATTGACAGAGAGCTTCCTTTGCGgtacgcgcgtgcgtgcgtgcgtacctaTTATCACTGAGGTTTAGGACTCGTAGTTTGGTCATCTGTCCGATCTCATCGGGGAGGAACTCCAGCTTGTTGGATCGGAGTGACATCACCGTCACGTTCTTACAGTTACCGATCTGAAAACGTACACACCGCGCGTGGGCGACAAATTGCACGGACGACGCATTCGACCGAGAGGTGAGATTGGCTCCTTCCTCACCTCTCGGGGAAGTTCTATGAGGAAGTTCTCATCGGCAGCAAAGGTCCTAAGATTGTGCAAGTAGCCAACGGTTGGAGGCAGTGACTCCAACTCGTTACAGCTAGTGTCCAGTTCCTCCAACAGACAAAGACTGTGAGGGGCAGACATATTGAGAGAAAATggcaatgaaaaacaaaacatttttgatgcATGTACAGTAACGAAAGGGACCTCGTCATTTGCCATCATGAACTGCACAATCATACAAAGTCAAAGGACAGCACATTTACCAATCAATACATCGGCTTTTTAACAATCAGTAGATGTGGATTTCGATCCTCCGTTCTCCatttgaaatgtgtgtgtgtgtgtggatgagaAGCAGAGCCTGTTTGCAGTAATACTGCGTATATGGCGCTAAACTTGACCGGTCTTTGACCAGCACTGGCCCGGCGAACAGCAGACTAATGCTAATGAGCCAACAATTTTACATTGGTGTACTGTTATTGTTAACATTGCAAGAATGATTCCCACCAGCCTGGACCATCTGGGCCACCATACGGTTGGtggagaggaggggaggggaggggcatgtCTTATCCTTTATTTAGATATCTTAGCAGCCCGGAAATCCTTAAAGCAATGCCAGGTGTCAGAGTGAAGCAAAGTTGCACGATGCTTCTATAGCTGCTACAATATGGAGCTCGCTCATTACGTGCACTTGGCTGATGCGGCGGAGGAGAGAGGATAAACATCACGAGTATGTTCTTTGTGAAAGAACAAACAATTCAAGACTCTCTGTAAAGTCACGAGATGTACGTACATATGAAGAATATATAGTATTGAGGGAaaaaggacggacggacggatctaCATCATGGCTGCAATTGGTCTTTGTGacttgcatgcacacacatggaCGGAGGAGCTTTCTTACCTCCCAATGGTTCCGGGCAGTGAGGTCAGCTGGTTGTCATCCACTTTCAGTGTTGTCAGCTTCTTTAACATTCctgaaaagcaaagcaaagcaaagcaaccttGTTTACGTCACAACATTGAATGAGTCGCTATCAAACTGGAATCGTGTGACGACCTACCTAAAGAGTCAGGGAGGTGCTGAAGCATGTTGGAGGAGAGCAAAAGATCCTCTAAGGCCTCACAACCTGAAACATCCGTGTCCAAATTCTCAATACGATTCTTAGCTAAGTCTAAGTAGCGCAGCTGGCGAAGTTTTCCTAGTGACTGCAGAGTCAGAGAGATAAGGAAGGCAAACCATAGATAAAGCAGATCCACAAAACTGCAAAAGAACATTGTGTGTATCCATACATACGACTTAGCGACCTTACCCCTGGGATGGACTGCAGGGAGTTGTTGTCCATCCACAGCTCCTTTAGATTGTGAATCTGCTCCAACACCTCCGGCTAATACGCAAAAGACCAGCAGTCAACCAACCGAAACTTTTacgatgagagagagagagagagcgagagagcgagagagcgagagagcgagagagcgagagagcgagagagagcgagagagcgagagagcgagagagagcgagagagtgagagagacttCAATACTGTGGCAATTTaatacactcactcactcactcactcacgtcaGAGGGTACGCATCGCAATTTGCAGAGACGAAAATCACTAGTTATCACTTGTTATGGCCGAGCAGAACTGGTTACATCATCAAGAGAGCTGTGGCCATTGAGCGTGTGAACATAAATTAGTAGGCGAGAATCTGGGGACGCCAAGCGTGTGGTCAACTTCCCTCCCGTCTGACCCTGGTGTCACATTGTGtcatcttccttccttccttccttccttccttccttccttccttccttccttccttccttccttccttccttccttccttccttccttccttccttccttccttccttccttccttccttcctcagtGTGCCATTTCATGGTTCGGCTGAAGCCATGCATCACTTCTTAATGAGACATAGTAGTCTACGGAAGGAAGATTCATCACAATGTTGCCATGGCATTTGAAATGGGAATGGAGGCTGCCCGCCCCTGAAATGGGACTTGCCAACTGTGTGCTGGGACttgccatctctctctctctctctctctctctctctctctctctctctctctctctctctctctctctctctctctctctctctctctctctctctctcgctctctctcgctctctctctctctctctctctcgctctctctctctctctctccctctctcgctctctctctctcgctctctctctctctctctctcgctctctctctctctctccctctctcgctctctctcgctctctctctctcagtcaAATGGCCAAATTGAATGCCTTGGGTAACGTTCATATTTTAGATGAACACAACCCGCCCAATAGTACAGCAAACCTTCTCACCACTTCAGAGAATTCATTGCTACCCAGATCCAACCTCTCCAACTGTGTCAGTCGATGAATAGACCTGCAAGGAGACAGGAGAGTAAATGTCGTGCTTCCAATCAAGCACTTCACTCGTGGTTCAAATGTAACTTTTCAAAATGTTACTTTTATCAAATAAAACCGCTTTCACTGCTATTCAAGAGAACCTGCCAAGCGTGCAAATAACTTTCTTCCACAGCAAACTCAGTAAATTGGAGGAGACCAAATCACAGCACAGACACAAAGCCCAACTGAATCTTACTTTGGCAGGGTTTTCAGGTGGTTCTCTCTTAGCTCCAGGATCCGAAGTTTGGAGAGTCTATCAAGaacaaatttgaaaaaacatttgttttcgtCAGGCTCTTTGGCGGCTAGAACAAACAGGCCACATTTAATGTAGCGTCCCAAACATATAAGCCAATGTTCTTAAATTGAACATGCACCATTAGTTACTACTATTACGTGCCTGGGGCCAATAGAGTAGACGTAATATTAGAACTTCAAAAGATGACCGCTTTTCAAATTCAAACACCATCCAAAATGATACACGTGGCAAAGATCTCATGGTGCATTTTCATTGAATCAAAAACTCATTTTGTatagcatccatccatctggcCATCCCTATgctgctccatccatccatctgtcatccatccatctgtcatccatctgtcatccatccatccatctgtcatccatctgtcatccatccatccggccaTCCCTATgctactccatccatccatccatccatccgttcatccatccatccatccatccatccatccatccatccatccatccatccatccatccatccatccatccatccatccatccatccatccatccatccatccatccatccatccatccatccatccatccatccatccatccatccatccatccatccatccatccatccatccatccatccatccatccatccaggaaGTGACTAAAGACACGCCACGCTGATGCTGACACCATGCATGGAATTACCTGCCAAAGTTAGCTGGCAAGTACTCCAGGAAGGCATCGTTTAAGAAGAGCTGAGTCAGATTCAGGAGCTGCGTAAAACCATCTGGGAGCCTGCAAGACAAGACAAAGAGCACTGGAGAAgcaggaaggggaaaaaaaaaagcggagcCGTATTTCAATGCATTCTGTCAAGTGAAAGACAAGATACTACGTACAATGCAAAGATACAAGGCTGTACCTTGTACGTTACGCTTTTGACTCCAATCTAAACACTGCAATTTGTTCCGAATGGGACGATGTCTTACTTGGTGATGGGATTGACACTGGCCTCGACCACTGACAGGCCTTTACAACATTTGATATTATCTGGAAACTCCTGGATACCTGGGGGAAAAGCAGACAACAAGAGAAATGTGTGCTTGGTTGGGCATCTTTGGTTGGCTAACAGGAAGATAAGGAACTTTTGGCAACAAACGTGATTGTTTGAAAGTTGTCAAATGACTGAGGTTTTTCCATGACTCTGGATCTAGGAGGAACATGGAAATGCTGACGTTATTTCCGTAGCCCTTCCCTTCCAATAATGAGATTGTTCTAGCCGGAGAGATGATCAAGATCTTAAAAGCTGAAGGAAGGAACCAGATCATGGGAATGTGACAATAATTGATTACACGTGTGTGGTAGACATGACCTCTTCGCTGCGCTATTTTATGGACGCTGACTAGCATGGCATGTTTGTCAGCAAGCTGTAGAGGAAGATTCCAGCGCTTTGGAAGTATTTATTGTCTTTACCATTTTTACTGATGTCCAGCTCTTTCAGGTTAACCAGGCTGGCAATTGTGGTCGGAAGGTTGGAGAGGTCGTTATCAGGCATGCTCAGCTTCTTTAAGGCCTGGCAGCTGAACAGTTGCTAGAGACACAAAAAGGCATATTAGAATGACGTGGACTATAAGCATACACAAACAGGAAATAAGATTGATCTGGAGATGCGGATTGGAATATCAGAAATGGGACACATTTCTACCTTGGGGAGTTCCTCAATCTGGTTGGCATCCAGGTAGAGTTCCTCCAGAGTTCTCTCAAAGCTAAAGatttccttggggacctgctgcaAGCTGCAGTGGGAGTAGTCCAACACCGAGATGACTTCCTCTTCCCCGCGAAAACACCGGCATGGCACCAGCCGGCCAATCAGCTTCCTTTTTGTTGTCATTTCCAGACACTGGACTACAGaggcaaaaagaagaagaagaagaagaagaagaagaagaagaagaagaagaagaagaagtaaaTAGCATGTGTGTTCAACAATTGTTTGCTCAACTAGAGAACGGGTCCTGCCAACAAACGGTGACAACAAGTTAGCACCCATCAACGCAGGGATGACTGATGCTGCAGCATGTGCAAACGCAATCATGTGCTGAGATGCTTCATggagaatagatggatggacggacggcccaagcccgcccgcccgcgtgcgcgcgctcgctcgctcgctcgctcgctcgcatggCTAACATGGCTCCTCAGAATATGCATGTCTGTAGCAGCAAGAGAGAGTGAAAGCCTCAATGTCCCACGACAGCCATCACTTCAtgtgcggcagcagcagcagcagcagcagcagccttgcTAGCTATCTCCATGGTAACGGCTGTCATAGTGACGGTCTCCCAGGAGCCGGGTGTATTTTTACTCATCCTCTCTGTCATAAAACAGAACATGCTGCTCTCAGTGGGTGATTGCTCCACATTTGCAGTCCATGCTGCACTTCTACAAACAAATCAGACACCTTTCAAATACGTCTTTTCTTGTCTTGCACATACTCCATCTCTTCCCTCCGATCATAAAACAACTCTTTTCAAACTTGTAACCGAGCCTTGTCTTATAGGGCACATAAGGTGATGCAAAACATGATTGAACATGACTTCATCATTTTCAAGTGACATGGCAATCAAGGCAACAGGTACCTCCAGCAAGCACAACATTTGATGAGGTTGCAAACGTTCCAGATTGAAATATTTGTTGTTTGCTTAAAGGcttgagtcagccaact from Syngnathus scovelli strain Florida chromosome 10, RoL_Ssco_1.2, whole genome shotgun sequence harbors:
- the lrrc7 gene encoding leucine-rich repeat-containing protein 7 isoform X10 — translated: MDNYSALQLQCLEMTTKRKLIGRLVPCRCFRGEEEVISVLDYSHCSLQQVPKEIFSFERTLEELYLDANQIEELPKQLFSCQALKKLSMPDNDLSNLPTTIASLVNLKELDISKNGIQEFPDNIKCCKGLSVVEASVNPITKLPDGFTQLLNLTQLFLNDAFLEYLPANFGRLSKLRILELRENHLKTLPKSIHRLTQLERLDLGSNEFSEVPEVLEQIHNLKELWMDNNSLQSIPGSLGKLRQLRYLDLAKNRIENLDTDVSGCEALEDLLLSSNMLQHLPDSLGMLKKLTTLKVDDNQLTSLPGTIGSLCLLEELDTSCNELESLPPTVGYLHNLRTFAADENFLIELPREIGNCKNVTVMSLRSNKLEFLPDEIGQMTKLRVLNLSDNRLKNLPFTFTKLKDLAALWLSDNQSKALIPLQTEAHPDTKQKVLTNYMFPQQPRHDEDYQSDSDSFNPTLWEEQRQQRMTVAFDFEDKKEEEDNSGKVKVEINLKRYPTPYPEDLKNMVKSVQSLVGKNVHTGHGHQHQHQHHLSTGTATSAGTNMELTHHSKEAYEPPWPLPPKEVTDREMQDFSQTQLMDQGPMHNSGIDIPKRKDKEDLTESSEDSMGGSPNDIRISDMRPTLVEPPMYKPKVVLLGKDKKESTDEEVDKLHCLNHSGSSATYSDYSPSVGSSGSSNPPANTHSHSHPHSHAHQHNPVMPPAPNKDPNPQTHWTNRLAQSFPKPIETKPLLSQRETPPSGTMQQRGDRRPLSEPFDWAEAPHYDNTGFDAEESPLDPSKSSQGNPALGSKPRSQSTHGRRPLMRQERIVGVPLELDAQTLPFHGNQRSAHDNEAQASAQASQNPWQNWTRTPSPLEDRTAFPSKLDLTPTSSPNPDRKVADQRREQSSGPLPGSWSYHNNQAEQNRKDQLTVTGGNKVTVVMSKSSERLSPMMKETRSRFKKSQSIDEIDIGAYKVYSIPVDSYSASIEQQSSLDRQELPGSMEQTNMARSQSAPMLDEELGFPAHGSQNQQGHNQTPAVPHKAYHFDQNYNPQVTVDRRAPPPFPNTPDYVNHSSKASEYGNQPGKTLPKELVSPRYRAYPPLEMFSFPQAPISQDGSTNQHQQQHQHHQQQQQQQHHQQQHQHHHHQQQQQQQQQQQQQQQQQPIPSQRSRPGFLRRADSLVSSTELALFRRVHEAQQEALQEAQYRQQHQGEPPLYSRALAYSSPMEHSDNQMMHNKRNGRYDDDYPNYQEQKKPMIGYPTKSLTQRRPLSARSYSTETYGASQVPCRASPRLTQYTYKYYVCR